From the Drosophila simulans strain w501 chromosome 2L, Prin_Dsim_3.1, whole genome shotgun sequence genome, the window AATCGAAAATGCCGGTAAGTGTAATCGACATCCATCAGCTGATTGCTGTCAGAGACAtttgtttcaaattgtttattggACTGAGCAACGCAACATTCATCACCAGCAGAACAATGATGGAATCCGCGGTAGATTCCGAGCGAACCATGCTCAAGCGGGAGATCGCCGACCTGCGCGCAGCGCTCAACCAGAAGGAGCAGTGCCTGCGAGAATTGGAAGACTCGGTTTCCTTCGCCACAAGGTCAGAGCAGGAGGTTGTCGGAAATGATCTGGAATCGCCTGGTGGTGCAGTTCACACCAAGTTGACCAACGACGATATTGCGCGCTACAGCCGCCAGCTTATACTGCCCGACTTCGGCGTCCAGGGACAACTAAAGCTGAAAAACAGCTCTGTCCTGATTGTGGGAATGGGCGGATTGGGATGTCCCGCGGCGCAATACTTGGCGGCAGCCGGATGCGGACACTTGGGGCTTGTCGACTACGACGAGGTGGAGCGCAGCAACTTTCACCGCCAGATCCTGCACTCCGAGGACCGGTGTGGTATGTCCAAGGCTGAATCGGCGAGGATAGCCCTGAACGAACTGAATCCGCACTGCGAGATTCATTGCCATTCCAGGATGCTGTACCCTCACAACGCCATGAACATCATCCGAGGCTACGACGTGGTTCTGGACTGCACCGACAACGTGCCCACCCGTTATCTACTCAGCGATGCCTGCGTCATGCTGAACAAACCCCTTGTCTCCGGGAGTGCCCTCAAGATGGACGGTCAGCTTACTGTTTACAACTATGGCAATGGGCCCTGCTACAGGTGTATCTTCCCAGTGCCTCCACCGCCAGAAGCAGTCACCAATTGCGGAGATGGCGGAGTCCTAGGTGCTGTCACCGGTACAATTGGCGCCATGCAGGCTCTAGAGGCCATCAAGGTGATTGTCGGTATGGGAGATGTCCTCGCCGGACGCCTTCTAATCTTCGATGGCAGTAGCTGCGTGTTTCGCAATATTCGCATACGCAGCAAGCGACCCAACTGCCATATGTGCTCCGCCCAGCCGCTGATCACGGAGCTAATCAACTACGAAATGTTTTGCGGTATGCATGCAACCGACAAGAACAATCCTGTGCTACTTTTCTCGACGGATGAGCGTTTGTCCGTGGAGGAGTACCATCGGAAGATCCGGGCTCAACCACATCTGCTTATCGATGTGCGGCCAACTGCAGAATTCGAGATTTGCCAGCTGCCTGAGGCTGTGAATGTGCCACTGGTAGAGATCCTAGACGACAGCTATCTTAAGCGGCTTGGCAAGCAGTTGGAGGACAAGGAACTGCCCGTCGTACTGCTCTGCCGTCGGGGTAATGATTCGCAGCTCGCCGTTCAGCATTTGCGCAATCGATTCCCCAAGCATTTCGTTCGAGACCTGATTGGCGGTCTGCACGCCTGGACGAGCAATATAGACCCCAATTTTCCCATATACTAATCCGACGAATGATAAACGTTCCACTATATATGTAGATTTATACTTTGTTTCTCCTGCAATGCATTGCTTTTTCTATTTACCTTATTTACCTAAGCCCTTACGTATGTCTTGTTATCACAAATACCAGGCTGGTgtaataaaatgaataattcaATTCTGTCTTCTTTCGTTGAATATAATGATAAATTCGATAGGATTATATGTCTTCCGGGTTCTAATGGCGGCctataaaagtggaaaagtacGGACACAAATGCTTTGCATATCCTTAGATACTTTTCTTCGTACATGTGAAGAAACTATGGATTTGTTGTCTATAAATATTGGTACAGggataaagaaattaattatttttaaaacggCTTAATCTCCTTGTAGGACGCATAACACATAATGCTATCATAAAACTACTTCGGAAAATCAGAAAGCCAGATTATATTTCTTctatatattcttttaattaaattccgtTCAAGAAAACTAACCCTTACAATATGTTTTCGAACCGATCAATTCCATCGGTTTTCCACCTTCGTATTTCAATTaagtaatcaaatacaaaatgtaaCAGATTGAATAATTGAAGCCCATTGGTGGACACAAACAGATCATTAGCATTCGATTATAAATGGAATAAAGAGTGAAAGCACTGCTCATTGTTGTAGGCGAGCCGACAGAACCAATATCATTTCAATCCAAAATGCAGACTGACATATTGCAGTTTTACAGAGACAAATCGGTTTTTGTAACCGGAGGCACAGGATTTCTGGGAAAAGGTAAAGCTATATAACAAGTTTATATATCTGTAGATAGTAAatccaaaactaaaatatgTTATAATCCAAATTTCAGTGATCATTGAAAAGCTCCTGCGTTCAACGGATGTAAGGCGAGTTTATCTATTAGTTAGGCCCAAAAAGAATGACACTGTGGAAGGACGATTCCAGGCCTGGAAAGATGAGCCGGTGAGTCCAAGAAGATGATGATCCCATCCTGTAGTGACTTCCATATTCGTATGATATTAATTCGGGTTGAATGATGATCTTTTTCAGGTTTTTGAGACCCTACTTAAGGCTAAGCCGGAGGCCCTGAACTTGGTGACACCCATTTCGGGAGACTGCAGCGAACCCGGTCTGGGTCTCAGCGACGGGGATCGCAGGATGGTGACCGCTGATGTGCAGGTGATCATCCACAGTGCCGCCTCCATTCGCTTCGTGGAGCCGCTTCACAGGGCTTTGAATATCAATACGCGTGCAACGCGCCTATTGATTCAGCTTGCCAAGGAGATGAAAGGCTTGAAAGCCTTCGTCCACATCTCCACGGCCTTCTCCAACTGCCCCTCGCAGCATATTGAGGAGCGTTTCTATCCGGAGCACCTATCGTGCCCGGCGGCCAAGGTGCTCGAATTCAACGAGACTTTGAGCCCAGATCTGATGGACAAAATGGCTCCGGCTCTGATGGGAAAGTTTCCGAACACCTATACCTATACCAAGGCACTGGCCGAGCAGGTGATCCAGATGGAGGGTCAGGACCTGCCTATCTGCGTCTTTCGTCCTGCGATAAGTAAGTGATTTAGTTGGCTCCGACAAATAGAAAGAAGAAAGTTTGAGGTCAGGTCATTAGTTAACATTATCATCTTTGTGCCTTGCAGTTTTGGCAAATTTCAAGGAGCCGATGTCTGGATGGATTGACAACCTTCACGGAATCGTAGCCTTGATATACGGCAATGCCCATGGGATCCTTCGCCTGTTGTATGTCAATCCTAAGGCCGATGCTTTAGTAGTTCCTGGCGACTATTGTGCCAACGTGGCGCTGGCTTCCGGATGGCAGGTGGCAAAGAATTCCGAATCGCCTTCGTCCTCTCAGTTGGCGGTGCAGAAGCCGCCGCCCATCTATACACTCGCCACAGCCAAGTCAAATTCCATCACCTTTGGGGAAGCGGTCAAGTTGGGCATCGCTCATAACCATAAGATTCCGGTGACCAAAACGATTTGGTATCCATTTGCCCACTTTACCACCTGCCCTTGGTTGTTTAAGCTGGGGTGCATATTCTATCATCTGATTCCTGGTTTCTTCTTCGATCTCCTCCTACGTATCCAAGGCAAAAAGCCCATTCTGATGAGGAGCTATCAAAAGATCCACGAAGCACTTTTGCTTCTGTTTCCCTTCAATGGAAAAACGTACGAGATGGATATGAAGAATACCAACCAATTATGGGATTCCATGTCGCCGGAGGACAGGAGTATATTTCCCTTCGACATGGCCACTCTTAACTGGGAGGAGTACTACAGTCGCATCTTGTCCGGAATGCGGGTGTTCCTTTTCAAGGAATCCTGGGACACCTTGGAAGAAGCGAAAAAGCGTTTATTCAGGTGCGTAGAATTCAGATTCGATTGTTGCTCCATCTAACATTCATGGCTGTTCCAGGTTTTACGTATTGCATCGATTCCTTCAACTTGTACTGTGCCTTGCTCTCGGAAAGATTGTGTGGATCTTGTACAGTCTAATTGCTAATAATAACATTAGGAGCATTGAGGTTACCCTGCCGTCTCCGGTGGCCGATTTTCCAAGTATTTAATCCGATTGTCAAGGGTCCTTTTTTGATCGATATTATAACGATATTCATTGTAtcaattgtttaaaataaagttatatGCTCGAGCCTATTTCTATTGTATGATTCtgctataaataatataaattattcgATTTATTGCTACTTTGTAGAACAAAACTTTGAAGCAAATATAAAATCCCGTAATTTTCAACGAATACCCTACACGATTACGATTAACGGCTTTGCAATGCAATATCAGCTGACTACATTTGAGTTTGGTGTAAAAAATACCGTTAGCGGTGCACTCAACAGCTGAGCAGCGCTCAAGCCAAGCCGCCGATAATGCAGACAACAAGAAAGGTATAAAGCAAAGCAGGTAGATTGGCGGGCAGGTGTAAAATTTCGGAACACGCACACTCttgtgattgtgattgtgtATGAATGCGAGACGGCGTACGCTCTCGCGAACGCTCCTACGAGTATAAAATCCGTTCTCCGTCGCAGCGAGCAGTCAGTATCTccagagcagcagcggcgacgGGAAGACAAAGCAATCTGGATTTAATACGTCCTAGTTTTGGATCCGTATAACTAAAAATTTATAGTGCAAAGTAGCTGAGATAAGCGCGGCTTGACCCGGGAAAGGCGCCAGAGATGGGGGCATGCAATATAACAGTCTTATTGCTGGTCATCATGTTGTGGGTGAGTTATATACGAACACAAACCGCAAGGAATTCGATTATGTTCTATATTTAAacacttatatatatttcattagctACCCCATGGTCTATCCATGGGCAATAGCTGCTCGGCATCGGAGCTGGAAGCGCGCAGGTTCTTCGAGCTGGAAAATGAACAACTGCGAAGGCGCTTCCACGAGGAATTCCTGTCCGGCTACAACTATAACACCAATGTAACGGAGGCGAACCGCCAGGCCATGATCGAAGTGTATGCCCGCAATGCGGAGCTGAATAAGCGCCTGGCACAGCAGATAAAGGCCTCCGATTACATTCAGTCCGAGGATGCGGATATACGACGACAGGCCGAGCACCTATCCAAACTGGGCGCATCCGCCCTGAATGCCGACGACTACCTGGCCCTGCAGAATGCCATCAGTTCGATGCAGACGAACTATGCCACCGTCACCGTGTGCTCCTACACCAATCGCAGTGATTGCTCCCTCGCCCTGGAGCCGCACATCCAGGAGCGTCTGTCCCACAGTCGTGATCCTGCCGAACTGGCTTGGTATTGGCGGGAGTGGCACGATAAGTCCGGAACTCCCATGCGACAGAACTTCGCCGAGTACGTGCGACTGACGCGCAAGGCATCTCAGTTGAATGGTAAGTGATGGACGCCTAGATAACCCCATGTCTGACCCGAATCGGGGGAAATTGGTTCGGCCAGCACAGAGAGAAATGGCTTATCCACTTGACATTTATCTGTGGTTAAGTACTTAAGTATTTTCAGTGCCCTTTACAATGTCGTGATATAAGGAAGTTAGGGTGATCCAACTTTAAGAAGAAAAATTTCTACTTATGCGACTTCACACTTCACTTCACAGCTTTATACCATTATCTcactaaatattaaaacttatattaattctaaaaataatttactaCCAACTGTCTGGCAATAGTTTTGTATAAAatagtattttttaatattaggTTAATAGAGGTTATCACTTTTTCAGACTTTGCaaaacttagttttttttgcaaatgctttcgatttaatattaatagaaTTCACATTTAAAATCATGCTTATAATGTAATATTTCTGTCTACTTAAAGGTCACCGCTCCTATGCCGACTACTGGGTGCAGTTCTACGAGGACCCGGACTTTGAGCGACAACTGGATGCCACATTTAAGCAGCTGCTGCCCTTCTATCGACAGCTCCAC encodes:
- the LOC27208794 gene encoding adenylyltransferase and sulfurtransferase MOCS3; the encoded protein is MPVSVIDIHQLIAVRDICFKLFIGLSNATFITSRTMMESAVDSERTMLKREIADLRAALNQKEQCLRELEDSVSFATRSEQEVVGNDLESPGGAVHTKLTNDDIARYSRQLILPDFGVQGQLKLKNSSVLIVGMGGLGCPAAQYLAAAGCGHLGLVDYDEVERSNFHRQILHSEDRCGMSKAESARIALNELNPHCEIHCHSRMLYPHNAMNIIRGYDVVLDCTDNVPTRYLLSDACVMLNKPLVSGSALKMDGQLTVYNYGNGPCYRCIFPVPPPPEAVTNCGDGGVLGAVTGTIGAMQALEAIKVIVGMGDVLAGRLLIFDGSSCVFRNIRIRSKRPNCHMCSAQPLITELINYEMFCGMHATDKNNPVLLFSTDERLSVEEYHRKIRAQPHLLIDVRPTAEFEICQLPEAVNVPLVEILDDSYLKRLGKQLEDKELPVVLLCRRGNDSQLAVQHLRNRFPKHFVRDLIGGLHAWTSNIDPNFPIY